The Fructilactobacillus myrtifloralis genome contains a region encoding:
- a CDS encoding family 43 glycosylhydrolase: MDIAKKIDNSTYTFIGFEPAWGKGSWGATSIICISDDGLNWRTVAKLPQLGGLRDHSVTRYKDSFYIVGTLAIYRTKDFSHFEQLAAPFYNNNLDSKWAPDLFQDKFGGYHVVLTATRKHADMGEGHRMVFIFDLDLDKGVFTNQWQRVAIDCGNDIDASIQYFQGKYYCFMSHGHVYVSDHYWGPYTHCNTNLPETFNGKIGYEEGPQVLMTNDRPLLFTDKLHTDPSKGWNQSYVVRRSVDGLTKWSDEQELICDAGQTQMRHGSFLYRGQPPVLQDYFPDVVSNSSLGTKVS; encoded by the coding sequence ATGGATATTGCTAAAAAAATTGATAACTCCACCTATACTTTCATTGGATTTGAGCCAGCATGGGGCAAAGGCTCTTGGGGAGCTACTAGCATCATCTGTATCAGCGATGATGGCTTAAATTGGCGGACAGTTGCTAAACTACCGCAACTAGGTGGATTACGTGATCATAGCGTTACCAGGTACAAAGATTCGTTTTATATTGTTGGTACTTTGGCCATTTATCGAACTAAAGATTTTTCTCACTTCGAGCAATTAGCTGCGCCTTTTTACAACAACAATCTAGATTCTAAATGGGCTCCGGATTTATTTCAGGATAAATTTGGAGGTTATCACGTTGTGTTAACAGCTACCCGTAAACATGCCGATATGGGCGAAGGGCATCGGATGGTGTTCATTTTCGATTTAGATTTAGACAAGGGTGTGTTTACCAATCAATGGCAGCGAGTTGCAATTGATTGTGGTAACGACATCGATGCTTCGATTCAATATTTCCAGGGAAAATACTACTGTTTTATGTCTCATGGCCATGTTTATGTATCCGATCATTATTGGGGTCCTTATACTCACTGCAACACTAATTTGCCAGAAACATTTAACGGTAAAATCGGGTATGAAGAAGGCCCCCAAGTTTTAATGACAAATGACCGGCCGTTGTTATTTACGGATAAATTACACACGGATCCTAGCAAAGGGTGGAACCAATCTTATGTAGTCCGGCGTTCAGTAGATGGTTTGACAAAATGGTCTGATGAACAAGAACTAATTTGTGACGCAGGTCAAACACAAATGCGTCACGGTAGTTTCCTTTATCGAGGGCAACCACCAGTTTTACAGGATTATTTTCCAGACGTTGTTAGCAATTCATCGTTAGGAACGAAGGTGAGTTAA
- a CDS encoding phage tail protein — translation MTDTRLIVQGNYLENNLKAKLSQSCVQRSSFYIQWEKNGVWQLQFVAMEDGSTAYDLLTDQASIWYQGQEFIIKQLAIDYSSGFNTKTVVATHVFSECQYLVKRDVRPGVLTYRPADIMSFVFDGNSNGFTWDVRGNFDGQQIENLGNINGQDALKKIVEKWPDAIIYPDNRHIVIYQHDEFAKNHGNRLGYMYNAAEFKFSFDSTNVTNQVWCIGKAKDKPDGAPDNAPTEYFFEPFLVTLDDSIQQWTHGHPHEAAVISDDRFTDPNSMRQYAISSLNPHPNLVVEVTTRDHRQPVPCDIVRCQIPENNINLDVETVSFTFYPWDDSQVNQVTLNDNARTIFDYNNSLRSKSYLDLGKLNRKMMKDFK, via the coding sequence ATGACTGATACCAGATTAATTGTGCAAGGAAATTACTTAGAAAATAATTTAAAGGCCAAACTGTCACAGAGTTGCGTTCAACGCAGCTCTTTTTATATTCAGTGGGAAAAGAATGGGGTGTGGCAACTTCAATTCGTCGCAATGGAAGATGGGTCCACTGCTTATGACTTACTAACCGACCAAGCTAGCATTTGGTATCAGGGCCAAGAATTCATCATTAAACAACTGGCCATCGATTATTCATCCGGTTTTAACACTAAAACTGTGGTGGCCACTCATGTTTTTTCTGAATGCCAATATCTAGTTAAGCGGGATGTTAGACCAGGAGTGTTAACTTATCGGCCGGCCGACATCATGAGTTTTGTCTTCGATGGCAATTCCAATGGATTTACCTGGGACGTTAGAGGAAATTTTGATGGTCAACAAATTGAAAATTTGGGGAACATTAATGGCCAGGACGCATTGAAAAAGATTGTTGAAAAGTGGCCAGATGCGATTATCTATCCTGATAACCGGCATATCGTCATTTATCAGCACGATGAATTTGCGAAAAATCATGGTAATCGGCTTGGCTACATGTACAACGCTGCTGAATTCAAATTTAGTTTTGATAGCACGAATGTTACTAACCAGGTTTGGTGCATTGGCAAGGCGAAAGATAAACCGGATGGGGCTCCGGACAATGCACCGACAGAATATTTTTTTGAACCATTTCTGGTCACACTAGATGACAGTATTCAGCAATGGACGCATGGTCATCCTCACGAAGCTGCGGTTATTAGCGATGATCGTTTTACGGACCCAAATTCAATGCGTCAATACGCAATTAGCAGTTTGAATCCTCATCCAAATTTAGTCGTTGAGGTAACTACGAGGGATCACCGTCAACCGGTTCCCTGCGACATTGTAAGATGCCAGATTCCCGAAAATAACATCAATCTCGACGTTGAAACAGTTAGCTTTACGTTCTACCCCTGGGATGATTCACAAGTTAATCAGGTGACCCTTAATGATAATGCTAGGACCATTTTTGACTACAACAATTCACTGCGGTCTAAATCCTATCTAGATTTAGGCAAATTAAATAGAAAAATGATGAAAGATTTTAAATAG
- a CDS encoding phage tail domain-containing protein, translating to MQPELYLMIDGQPEFNVKDKLPFVDYMGLDSDNPVVANNYQEFTGQDGSLFNSSVIQKRTVNLKFYFHIDNYPDYRNKAHQINQFFHQKRIYRIRDNSEPALVQFCRPTTFPIQPVDSGSHDCTISVPMENPTGYKFSRYDSLNQNDLWDDYPLSWDVPIIQAEDYHFQDEFSFQLLNPGGVPVDPYAERHDLKIYLDWSGPLISLRNLTNSSSYAFYGQNDHNRRIVIDGCETYQDGAQISEQTDFGSLKLEPGFNHIVVGGCRHFEARFKFPFIYV from the coding sequence TTGCAACCAGAACTCTATTTGATGATTGACGGCCAACCTGAGTTCAACGTTAAGGATAAGTTGCCGTTTGTAGATTACATGGGCCTTGATTCTGATAATCCAGTAGTGGCTAACAACTACCAGGAGTTCACGGGCCAAGATGGAAGTCTATTTAACAGTTCCGTGATTCAAAAGCGGACGGTTAACTTGAAATTCTATTTTCACATCGATAACTATCCAGATTATCGGAACAAAGCTCATCAGATTAATCAATTCTTTCATCAAAAACGAATTTACCGGATCCGTGACAATTCTGAACCAGCCTTGGTTCAATTCTGCCGGCCGACGACTTTCCCAATTCAGCCGGTTGATAGTGGAAGCCACGATTGCACAATTTCGGTCCCAATGGAAAATCCGACGGGCTACAAGTTCTCCAGGTATGATTCTTTGAATCAAAATGACCTGTGGGATGATTACCCGTTGAGCTGGGATGTCCCAATAATCCAAGCCGAAGATTATCATTTTCAAGATGAATTTAGCTTTCAATTATTGAATCCTGGTGGCGTTCCAGTGGATCCTTACGCAGAACGTCACGATTTAAAAATCTATTTAGATTGGTCCGGCCCGTTAATTTCACTACGCAATTTAACCAATTCTTCTTCATATGCCTTTTATGGCCAGAATGACCATAATCGTCGAATTGTAATTGACGGATGTGAAACGTATCAAGATGGCGCTCAGATTAGTGAGCAGACAGATTTCGGCAGCTTGAAACTTGAACCAGGATTTAACCACATTGTAGTTGGGGGTTGTCGCCATTTTGAGGCTCGTTTTAAGTTTCCGTTTATTTACGTTTGA